From the genome of Candidatus Saccharimonadales bacterium:
AGCTTTGTCGAAGCGTACTGGTGGTCCGGCGTGGCTGCCCTTACGATCGGCTACGGCGATTTCTACCCCAAAACGTCGGTCGGCAGAATTCTTGCGGACGGTTTTCAGCACTTCTGGATCTTCTACTGCGGGCTTGCCATCGGCGCCCACATCTTGATGAAGATCTTCAAGAAGCTGAGCGTCTTCACCCACCGCGAGCAGGAGTGGCTGTTCTGGGTCGTGGGTCTGACCTGCCAGTGGGCGCGGTGGATCGTCCTGAGCCTTGTCGTCATCGCCGAGCACCTCGGTTGTAGCGACAAACTACCTCCAACGCCCGGGCGTCTACCTGACGGTAGT
Proteins encoded in this window:
- a CDS encoding potassium channel family protein codes for the protein MFIVNAAKLVLRGVAWIVMAFVQGTTWAVERIAKLPATKKFTHFVLAMTSKLRWVLLAYVLTRILAILIFHFVEKWSFVEAYWWSGVAALTIGYGDFYPKTSVGRILADGFQHFWIFYCGLAIGAHILMKIFKKLSVFTHREQEWLFWVVGLTCQWARWIVLSLVVIAEHLGCSDKLPPTPGRLPDGSLVDLPDQPDPNEDYEAADYTLPIHESGRITQTA